One stretch of Nocardioides perillae DNA includes these proteins:
- a CDS encoding methylated-DNA--[protein]-cysteine S-methyltransferase, translated as MWTTLDSPIGELRVVERDGALTAIEFSPFRDAAGGRPIGDREDDHPVLAEAVRQLQAYFAGELTDFDLPLAPVGSDFQQRVWAELQRIGYGRTASYGEVARRLGHTGAASRAVGTANGRNPIPVVIPCHRVIGADGTLTGYAGGMARKQTLLQLEQGALF; from the coding sequence ATGTGGACGACGCTGGACTCGCCGATCGGCGAGCTGCGCGTGGTGGAGCGCGACGGCGCTCTCACGGCCATCGAGTTCTCGCCCTTCCGCGACGCCGCCGGCGGCCGGCCGATCGGCGACCGCGAGGACGACCACCCCGTGCTCGCCGAGGCGGTGCGGCAGCTGCAGGCCTACTTCGCCGGCGAGCTCACCGACTTCGACCTCCCGCTCGCACCGGTCGGCTCGGACTTCCAGCAACGCGTGTGGGCCGAGCTGCAGCGGATCGGCTACGGCCGCACCGCGTCGTACGGCGAGGTGGCGCGGCGGCTGGGCCACACCGGCGCCGCGTCGCGGGCGGTCGGCACGGCCAACGGCCGCAACCCGATCCCCGTCGTCATCCCGTGCCACCGGGTGATCGGGGCCGACGGCACCCTCACCGGCTACGCCGGTGGGATGGCGCGCAAGCAGACGCTGCTGCAGCTGGAGCAGGGCGCGCTCTTCTGA
- the leuC gene encoding 3-isopropylmalate dehydratase large subunit, producing MGRTLAEKVWDEHVVRSAPGEPDLLFVDLHLLHEVTSPQAFDGLRLAGRRVRRPDLTLATEDHNVPTLDWDKPIADPVSRTQVETLRRNAEEFGIRLHPLGDVEQGIVHVVGPQLGLTQPGMTIVCGDSHTSTHGAFGAIAFGIGTSEVEHVLATQTLTQSRPRTMAVTVEGSLPAGVTAKDLVLTLIAHTGTGGGQGYIVEYRGQAIEELSMEGRMTVCNMSIEWGAKAGMIAPDQTTFDYLQGRPEAPTGDDWDAAVEHWRSLRTDDDAVFDAEIVLDASTMTPFVTWGTNPGQGVPLGASVPSPDDFDEPNDRVATEKALTYMGLESGTPMRDIKVDTVFVGSCTNGRIEDLRLAAEVIKGRKVAPDTRLLVVPGSVRVRLQAEEEGLHTVFTEAGAEWRGAGCSMCLGMNPDQLAVGERSASTSNRNFEGRQGKGGRTHLVSVPVAAATAVRGTLSSPADLEPLGSLSTAGSN from the coding sequence ATGGGTCGCACGCTGGCCGAGAAGGTCTGGGACGAGCACGTCGTCCGCAGCGCTCCGGGGGAGCCCGACCTCCTCTTCGTCGACCTCCACCTCCTCCACGAGGTCACCTCGCCGCAGGCGTTCGACGGTCTGCGGCTCGCCGGTCGCCGCGTGCGCCGGCCCGACCTCACGCTGGCGACCGAGGACCACAACGTCCCCACCCTCGACTGGGACAAGCCGATCGCGGACCCGGTGTCGCGCACCCAGGTCGAGACGCTGCGCCGCAACGCCGAGGAGTTCGGCATCCGGCTGCACCCGCTCGGCGACGTCGAGCAGGGCATCGTCCACGTGGTCGGGCCGCAGCTGGGGCTGACCCAGCCCGGCATGACGATCGTCTGCGGTGACTCCCACACCTCCACCCACGGCGCCTTCGGCGCGATCGCGTTCGGCATCGGCACCTCCGAGGTCGAGCACGTGCTGGCGACGCAGACGCTGACCCAGTCGCGGCCGAGGACGATGGCCGTGACGGTCGAGGGCAGCCTGCCCGCCGGCGTCACCGCCAAGGACCTCGTGCTCACGCTCATCGCCCACACCGGCACCGGCGGCGGGCAGGGCTACATCGTGGAGTACCGCGGCCAGGCCATCGAGGAGCTCTCCATGGAGGGCCGGATGACCGTGTGCAACATGTCGATCGAGTGGGGCGCCAAGGCCGGGATGATCGCCCCCGACCAGACCACCTTCGACTACCTGCAGGGCCGCCCCGAGGCCCCGACGGGCGACGACTGGGACGCCGCGGTCGAGCACTGGCGCAGCCTGCGCACCGACGACGACGCGGTCTTCGACGCCGAGATCGTGCTCGACGCCTCCACGATGACGCCCTTCGTCACGTGGGGGACCAACCCCGGCCAGGGGGTCCCGCTGGGTGCGTCGGTGCCCTCGCCCGACGACTTCGACGAGCCCAACGACCGCGTCGCCACCGAGAAGGCCCTCACCTACATGGGGCTGGAGTCCGGCACGCCGATGCGCGACATCAAGGTCGACACCGTCTTCGTCGGCTCCTGCACCAACGGCCGCATCGAGGACCTGCGTCTCGCCGCGGAGGTGATCAAGGGTCGCAAGGTCGCGCCCGACACGCGCCTGCTCGTGGTGCCGGGCTCCGTGCGGGTGCGCCTGCAGGCCGAGGAGGAGGGCCTGCACACGGTCTTCACCGAGGCGGGCGCCGAGTGGCGCGGGGCCGGGTGCTCGATGTGCCTCGGCATGAACCCCGACCAGCTGGCCGTGGGGGAGCGCAGCGCCTCCACGTCCAACCGCAACTTCGAGGGCCGTCAGGGCAAGGGCGGTCGCACCCACCTCGTGTCCGTGCCCGTCGCCGCGGCCACCGCCGTGCGGGGCACCTTGTCCTCGCCTGCCGACCTCGAGCCGCTGGGCTCGCTGAGCACCGCCGGGAGCAACTGA
- a CDS encoding IclR family transcriptional regulator: MDNSSGVGVLDKAALVLAALESGPATLAGLVAGTGLARPTAHRLAVALEHHRLVARDMQGRFVLGPRLAELSAAAGEDRLLAAAGPVLARLRDITGESAQLWRRQGEHRVCVAAAERPSGLRDTIPVGSQLTMRAGSAAQVLLAWEDPERMHRGLQNAAYSATALSGIRRRGWAQSVGEREQGVASVSAPVRSPSGKIIAAVSVSGPLERLSRQPGRMHAPAVLAAAERLSESLRRAAAE; the protein is encoded by the coding sequence ATGGACAACAGCAGCGGGGTCGGCGTGCTCGACAAGGCGGCCCTGGTGCTCGCCGCGCTGGAGTCGGGCCCGGCCACGCTGGCCGGCCTCGTCGCCGGCACCGGGCTGGCCCGCCCCACCGCACACCGTCTCGCGGTGGCCCTCGAGCACCACCGCCTCGTGGCCCGCGACATGCAGGGCCGCTTCGTGCTGGGCCCCCGCCTCGCCGAGCTCTCCGCCGCCGCCGGCGAGGACCGGCTGCTGGCCGCGGCCGGTCCGGTGCTGGCCCGGCTGCGCGACATCACCGGGGAGTCCGCGCAGCTGTGGCGGCGCCAGGGCGAGCACCGCGTCTGCGTCGCGGCGGCGGAGCGTCCCTCGGGGCTGCGCGACACCATCCCGGTGGGCTCGCAGCTGACGATGCGCGCGGGCTCGGCCGCCCAGGTGCTGCTCGCGTGGGAGGACCCCGAGCGCATGCACCGCGGCCTGCAGAACGCCGCCTACTCCGCCACCGCGCTGTCCGGCATCCGCCGCCGCGGCTGGGCGCAGTCGGTCGGCGAGCGCGAGCAGGGCGTCGCCTCGGTCTCCGCGCCGGTGCGTTCCCCCAGCGGCAAGATCATCGCCGCGGTCTCGGTCTCCGGGCCGCTCGAGCGCCTCTCGCGCCAGCCCGGCCGCATGCACGCCCCCGCCGTGCTCGCCGCCGCCGAGCGGCTCTCCGAGTCGCTGCGCCGCGCCGCAGCGGAGTGA
- the leuD gene encoding 3-isopropylmalate dehydratase small subunit, which translates to MEKFTTHTGVGVPLKRSNVDTDQIIPAVYLKRVTRTGFEDGLFAAWRSDPDFVLNHPAYAAGSVLVAGPDFGTGSSREHAVWALQNYGFKAVVSSRFADIFRGNAGKAGLLAAQVDEKVVQRLWDLLEAQPGAEVTLDLESRTVRAGSGDGAVEDSFDIDDYTRWRLLEGLDDIGITLGHDDDIAAFEARRPAWKPVTQRT; encoded by the coding sequence ATGGAGAAGTTCACCACCCACACCGGCGTGGGCGTGCCGCTGAAGCGCAGCAACGTCGACACCGATCAGATCATCCCGGCCGTCTACCTCAAGCGGGTGACGCGCACGGGGTTCGAGGACGGCCTGTTCGCCGCGTGGCGCAGCGACCCGGACTTCGTGCTCAACCACCCGGCGTACGCCGCGGGGTCGGTGCTCGTGGCGGGCCCCGACTTCGGCACCGGCAGCTCGCGGGAGCACGCCGTGTGGGCGCTGCAGAACTACGGGTTCAAGGCGGTCGTGTCGTCGCGCTTCGCCGACATCTTCCGCGGCAACGCCGGCAAGGCCGGCCTGCTCGCAGCCCAGGTCGACGAGAAGGTCGTGCAGCGGCTGTGGGACCTGCTCGAGGCGCAGCCCGGGGCCGAGGTGACCCTCGACCTGGAGTCGCGCACCGTGCGTGCCGGGAGCGGCGACGGGGCGGTCGAGGACTCCTTCGACATCGACGACTACACCCGCTGGCGCCTCCTCGAAGGCCTCGACGACATCGGCATCACGCTGGGCCACGACGACGACATCGCCGCCTTCGAGGCGCGTCGACCCGCGTGGAAGCCGGTCACGCAGCGCACCTGA
- a CDS encoding HU family DNA-binding protein has product MNKTQLIDALAQRYEGNKKAAAHALDAVLDTITREVAKGEKVAITGFGSFEKRVREARWVRNPRTGERVKAKKTAVPKFTPGADLKNVISGAKKLPKLTVTAPAAAAKKATATAGAAAAAATSVAGKATGAGRGSGKATAAPAKKTTAEKTTAKKTTAKQAAETVTAPTRAAKKPAPVKKTTTTGTAKKASSSGAAKQTSSSGAAKKASSGGAAKKASSSGAAKKASSGGTAKKASSGGTAKKASSSGTAKKASSSGTAKKASSSGTAKKASSSGTAKKASSSGTAKKASSSSTAKNAPAKEASSTSSASSTTSSTGSSGSDSSSTGS; this is encoded by the coding sequence GTGAACAAGACCCAGCTGATCGACGCGCTGGCGCAGCGCTACGAGGGCAACAAGAAGGCCGCCGCGCACGCGCTCGACGCGGTCCTCGACACCATCACCCGCGAGGTCGCCAAGGGCGAGAAGGTCGCGATCACCGGCTTCGGCTCGTTCGAGAAGCGGGTGCGCGAGGCGCGCTGGGTGCGCAACCCGCGCACCGGTGAGCGGGTCAAGGCGAAGAAGACCGCCGTGCCGAAGTTCACACCCGGCGCCGACCTGAAGAACGTCATCTCCGGCGCCAAGAAGCTGCCGAAGCTCACCGTCACGGCTCCCGCCGCCGCGGCCAAGAAGGCGACCGCGACCGCGGGTGCTGCCGCCGCCGCCGCGACCAGCGTGGCCGGCAAGGCCACCGGCGCCGGCCGCGGCTCCGGCAAGGCGACAGCGGCCCCGGCGAAGAAGACCACCGCGGAGAAGACGACCGCGAAGAAGACCACCGCGAAGCAGGCGGCCGAGACCGTGACGGCGCCGACGAGGGCCGCGAAGAAGCCCGCCCCCGTCAAGAAGACCACCACGACCGGGACGGCGAAGAAGGCCTCCTCGAGCGGCGCGGCGAAGCAGACGTCGTCGAGCGGCGCGGCGAAGAAGGCGTCGTCGGGCGGCGCGGCGAAGAAGGCGTCGTCGAGCGGCGCGGCGAAGAAGGCGTCGTCGGGCGGGACGGCGAAGAAGGCGTCGTCGGGCGGGACGGCGAAGAAGGCGTCGTCGAGCGGGACGGCGAAGAAGGCGTCGTCGAGCGGGACGGCGAAGAAGGCGTCGTCGAGCGGGACGGCGAAGAAGGCGTCGTCGAGCGGGACGGCGAAGAAGGCGTCGTCGAGCGGGACGGCGAAGAAGGCCTCCTCGAGCAGCACGGCGAAGAACGCCCCCGCGAAAGAGGCCTCGTCCACGAGCTCGGCCTCCTCGACCACCTCGTCGACCGGCTCCTCCGGCAGCGACAGCAGCTCTACCGGCAGCTGA